The Temnothorax longispinosus isolate EJ_2023e chromosome 7, Tlon_JGU_v1, whole genome shotgun sequence genome contains a region encoding:
- the LOC139816981 gene encoding uncharacterized protein: MVDLTQDEWETFHSAAQCHICEKPFAPNDNRVRDHCHLTGRYRGPAHSTCNLNYKDSHFIPVIFHNLSGYDAHFIIKEIAAAFESKIDVLPITKEKYISFTKHVKDTTERSDSRNDIKLRFIDSYKFLSASLAKLASFLDNDKLKIIRSKFSALSDDDFKLLTRKGVFPYEYVDSVEKLEDTCLPPRDSFYSSLTGDTVSESDYAHAANVWQRFSVRTLGEYSDLYLKTDVLLLADVFENFRDSCVASYGLDPAYYYTLPGFTWDAMLKHTCVNFELLTDIDMVMFIERGIRGGLSQCSGRYAQANNKYMQSYDSSKPSSYLMYFNVNNLYGWAMCKPLPYAEFRWVEDVSNFDFSAIALDSPTGYILEVDLEYPQDKHDAHTDLPFCPTRDKPPGKRQDKLLATLHDKKRYVIHYRNLQQCHARAMAFTSLKYIAYCNSLNLSGSALTSNSIQNLEHWPKMSSKKIYIN, translated from the coding sequence ATGGTAGATCTAACGCAAGACGAGTGGGAGACATTTCACAGCGCGGCGCAATGTCACATATGTGAAAAACCGTTCGCGCCAAATGATAATCGTGTACGCGATCATTGCCACCTAACTGGGCGTTACAGAGGTCCAGCACACTCGACGTGCAATCTGAATTATAAGGATTCTCACTTCATCCCAGTAATATTCCACAATCTGTCGGGCTATGACGCGCATTTCATTATCAAGGAGATAGCTGCCGCGTTCGAAAGCAAGATTGATGTACTGCCTATAACAAAGGAAAAATACATCTCATTTACTAAACACGTGAAAGACACCACGGAAAGATCAGATTCGcgaaacgatataaaattaagattcatCGACTCGTACAAATTTCTGAGCGCGAGTCTCGCAAAATTGGCATCCTTCCtagataatgataaattaaaaattatacgttcaaaattttccgcgttatccGACGACGATTTCAAATTATTGACGCGAAAAGGTGTCTTTCCATACGAATACGTGGACAGCGTCGAAAAGCTGGAGGATACGTGTTTACCGCCGCGCGATTCATTTTACAGTTCCTTGACCGGtgacaccgtatccgagagcgattacgcgcacgccgcGAACGTATGGCAGCGATTCTCCGTTCGAACCCTGGGCGAATACAGCGATCTATACCTGAAAACCgatgtcttgctgttggccgacgtgtttgaaaatttccgCGACAGCTGCGTCGCGAGTTACGGACTTGATCCCGCGTACTACTATACTTTACCAGGCTTTACGTGGGACGCCATGTTGAAACATACGTGTGTCAATTTCGAACTGCTGACCGACATTGACATGGTTATGTTTATCGAACGTGGTATTCGCGGTGGTCTGAGTCAATGTTCCGGCAGATACGCGCAGGCCAACAACAAGTACATGCAGTCGTACGATTCAtcgaaaccgtcgtcgtacctAATGTACTTCAATGTCAACAACTTGTACGGCTGGGCGATGTGTAAACCACTGCCCTACGCGGAGTTTCGATGGGTCGAAGACGTTTCGAATTTCGACTTTAGCGCGATCGCTTTGGATTCGCCTACGGGCTATATTCTCGAGGTCGATCTCGAGTATCCGCAGGATAAACACGACGCGCACACtgacctaccgttctgtccgacgcgcgataaaccgCCCGGCAAACGGCAGGACAAACTTCTCGCCACGCTGCACGATAAGAAGCGTTATGTTATTCATTATCGCAATCTGCAGCAGTGCCATGCACGAGCCATGGCCTTCACGTCACTAAAATACATCGCGTATTGCAATTCGCTCAATCTGAGTGGTTCCGCGCTTACATCGAACTCCATACAAAATTTAGAACATTGGCCAAAAATGagttcgaaaaaaatttatataaattaa
- the LOC139816982 gene encoding uncharacterized protein — protein MQAVLLIPRATTQATLDNVRVALETRHSDSETELPENVVTEREFPFGEIDESLFSNDPIDRTDEKPRRSRPYVSRTPSRVSLRREFSLTFYESDTFDPSEYYRENGEETRTEKPLLEERTHTNQPQAQVKEIEMAQSQSDAHGGDYANAGTSGDTRAAKLVWREINAAFKKRIITGAVINIDHIEPRQFLEDACSVVCKQVRDIIKTHNCVKVNTAFNGEFVAGDKRDNKSICTNNIELCRTSHLREWYELHVIEPTLAKLEEFQERDSGWALTRILNLTVSVNKYNPLRAGCHLELPKDIKVKNAVINVLSMDNACFAWSVVAALHPTERHSERESSYPHYSTVLNVRDIEFPMTLSQIKKFERLNNISVNVYTIEGKKTSNVLPIRLTDRTSVKKHVNLLYVPDPRDNNVGHFAWIKHLSRLVSSQLSKHHGQKYICDR, from the exons ATGCAAGCCGTACTTCTAAT TCCGCGCGCGACAACACAAGCGACTTTAGATAACGTTCGTGTAGCATTAGAAACGCGACACTCGGACAGCGAAACCGAGTTACCGGAAAACGTTGTTACTGAGCGCGAGTTTCCGTTTGGTGAGATTGACGAGAGTTTATTCTCAAACGACCCCATTGACCGGACGGACGAAAAACCGCGTAGAAGCAGACCATACGTTAGCCGAACCCCTAGCAGAGTATCCTTGCGACGAGAATTTTCATTAACCTTTTACGAGAGCGATACATTCGACCCTAGCGAATACTATCGGGAAAACGGCGAAGAGACGCGAACGGAAAAACCCCTATTAGAAGAACGCACTCACACAAACCAGCCACAAGCGCAAGTTAAGGAAATCGAAATGGCACAATCACAATCTGACGCACA CGGTGGTGATTATGCGAACGCCGGTACCAGTGGCGACACGCGCGCGGCAAAACTCGTATGGCGAGAGATCAACGCCGCGTTCAAAAAGCGTATAATAACCGGTGCGGTAATTAATATAGACCATATAGAGCCGCGACAGTTTTTGGAAGACGCCTGCAGCGTAGTGTGCAAGCAAGTGCGAGACATTATAAAAACACATAACTGTGTCAAAGTGAACACCGCGTTCAACGGGGAGTTTGTGGCGGGTGATAAACGTGACAATAAgagtatatgtacaaataacatAGAACTCTGTCGTACATCGCACTTGCGCGAGTGGTACGAGCTACATGTTATCGAGCCCACATTAGCGAAACTCGAGGAGTTCCAGGAACGCGACAGTGGGTGGGCGTTGACTCGAATCCTCAATTTGACGGTGAGCGTCAACAAGTACAATCCTTTGCGCGCGGGGTGTCACTTGGAATTGCCTAAAGACATTAAAGTGAAGAACGCGGTGATCAATGTGCTGTCTATGGACAATGCGTGTTTTGCATGGTCAGTGGTAGCCGCCTTGCATCCAACTGAAAGACATTCAGAACGGGAATCTTCATACCCGCATTATTCAACGGTACTGAATGTACGAGACATTGAGTTCCCAATGACGTtgagtcaaattaaaaaattcgaacgACTCAACAATATATCCGTCAATGTCTATACCATCGAGGGAAAGAAGACTTCAAACGTTCTTCCAATACGGCTTACCGACCGCACGAGTGTTAAAAAACATGTGAATCTGCTGTACGTGCCAGATCCGCGAGACAACAATGTTGGACATTTCGCGTGGATTAAGCATCTATCCCGTCTCGTGAGCTCACAATTGAGCAAGCATCATGGTCAGAAGTACATTTGTGATCGGTAa